gGTGCTGGCCAGGAGGAGAGCCTGCCCTTCATGCTGGACCTGCAGAACTTGCCAGGGCTGGCCAACGTGGACCTGAGTGCCCAGAACCCCAACATCCAGGTGGGGAGTGGGTCTGGGAAGGCCACGGGGGGATGTGGGTGAGCGCTGTGGTGAAAGTGGTGCTGTCCAGCCTCAACTGGTTCCTTAAGAGCAGGGTCTGTGTGgctgctttcttctgttttcttggtGACTACCAGCTGCAGATAGCTGCCATGGAGGAGCTCCTTGACTGAGGAATTTGCTCACAGCctttcccctgccctccccagcccctcttcACAGAGCAGGAGTAAACCCTCCTAACATGGGTGACCTCTCAATTTCTGGGGGTGGCGTTGGCCCCTGTGGGTGATCACCAGCCACCCTGTGCttcccactctgtccccactCAGTCCCTCTGGATGAGGAGAGACCACTTGTACTTCTTATACAGTCCTGCAGCCCAGAGTGTCTCTGACCTCTTGGGCTGGGAACCAGTGCATGGTCTAATGGGTCTGTGCaagggctgtgccccagctcaCTGCCTTGCCTCATATCTGCCCACCAGGTGACCATTGAAGTGGTGGATGATCCTCAGGCTGAGATGGAGATGGACTTGTTGAAGGAGACAAGCAATGACTGGTCTCTGACATCCTCTGAGTGGTTGTCTCACAAGGACCTATTCTGGCCCCTCTTCTGGGAGTACACTGACCCtgctgagggagaggaggaggaggaagatgaagaggaggaggaagaggaggaagaggatgacaACCTGGCTGTAGGGGacagggaggaagaagaagaggatgatgatgaagagGAAGATTACACAGCGGAGTATGAGGAGGAGTCCATGCTTAGTGGAGTAGGTGGTAACTGGGACCAGCGATGGCCCGGGCAGAAGAACTGGatctttaaggaaaaatataattacGGTGAGTTCTCTTGGCACttgcagctgccctgcagacCAGAAATGCcctctcctgtcctgcctggccCGCAGCCCTGCACCAGGAATCACAGCACACTGGTGCTCAGCTCCTACTTATAAAAAAAGCAAGCATGCTCAGGAGCAAGGCCAGCAcactgagctggggctgccagcagtCAGACatgcagtgtcccagcaggaaCTGGCCTTGCATGTAATCATACTGGAGCATGTGTGAGCCTTCTAGCCATGCTGACATGAGACATACAATGTAAATGTTTAATGACGAGTGCTGCTGCCATTGACTCAGGTCCCTGTAGTGACATCAGTGCCAGAAGTCTTTTCCACAGACCTGGGTGACccccaggagaggagctgcagagagctaGATGGCAGATTCTAGTGGGCAGAtgggccagggcagctcagcagctccctcctgcagcttccTGGCCATGACCTCAAAAACAGCCAGCCTTTGCTAATACGCGATATTCAGCATCATGGCCAGTGTGCTAGGCCacgtggggctgggcagcaatACCTGTTTGGGTTGGTATGACTGGGAGCAAAGCTGTGAGAATGAGAGCCTTTACTCAGGGCTGCTTGCCTGAAGCTGGCAGTGAGGATGGGGTTGGCCCTTTGCATTGCATGGCTGGGCACCTCCATGTGCCCCAGGCAGCACTGTTCCTGTTcagggatggaggcagagctgagggaggtCCCAGGTGGCTGTTGTCTCCCCTCCTGCCAAAGCTTTGCTAAGGTCCATCAccctctgcctcttccctgcCATGCACAGACTATGAAGATGAGGAGGAGTGGAGCCCATGGTCCCCTTGCAGCATCACCTGTGGCAGTGGCAACCAGAAGAGGACCCGGTCGTGTGGCTATGCCTGCACAGCAACAGAGTCGAGGACGTGTGATCTGACACACTGCCCTGGTGAGCCCCTGGCCATATCAGTCCTTGGGTACTGTCTGATTTTGCTGTGGGCTGgtctcccactgctgcaggctggacATTGCTCATGCTTCAAGCATTAGTTATTGTGATCAGGGCTAATGACCATGGAAACATGACCATGTTTCCACAAAGAAGCTGTGATTTGGCTTCATGGCTCCCTcaggcagctgtgtggggcCCAGGGGTTGTAGAGCTGGCATCAAATTTGGTGTGTGACTTCTTGCACCTCTCTCACATTGGGAGCTTTAAATCCTTTCCTGAGGCGTACTGAGCGCCAGCTCTGTCCACTGGGATTTACATAACCAGCAGCCTCTGTTGGACCAGTCTTGCTGCTGGTCCTTCCTTCCCAACACAGGGCCATGTTACCAAAGAAGtggcaggagaggggctgggagatgGATGGTGTCTGgtgcacacacagagggaagaaaacacCATTCCTGCTGGTGTTCAAGTGggctctttgttttgtttttattctgtctcAAGGAGCAGAAGGAGAAATGGTCTTCCCCACTGAAGAGACACCTTTCAAAAGCGACAACACCACGGAGCTGTTCAACTCAGGTCAGCCTCTACCTCTGCTTTGCACTTTGGGCTTCAGTGGCAGACCTTGGGAGGGTTGTAGCTGTCTGTCAGGGAGGGCTCAGCCAAGGGGTCCTGTGTCTGGTGTCCAGACCTAAGTTACCCAAacctctgctgtgtgcaggctTCAGTGGTCATGCTGGGAAACCCAGTTGCTCCCACAGCCTTAGTACCACACAGTCCTGCTTTAGGGTTCAGTGGCTGAGGCCAGCCTCCCACATGCCCTCTCCCATGAGGGAATGCTGACCCCAGCACAAAACCCCTTCTCTCTGTCACTGCCTTGGGAGTGGAGCCTGTCTCCAGCTCATCCCAAGAGCTCGGCTGCTCTTCCTAGTGATTGCAGGCTGCACTGGTGGTGTTGGCATGGCTTCAGGTAAATGGCAGCTGGGTAAAGTGGGGTGCAGAGAGGGCCCTCACCCTTTTGGTACCCTCCCCCAGAGGTGGACAGCTGTGAGAAGTGGCTGAACTGCAAGAGCGACTTCCTCACCAAGTACCTGAGCAAGGTACTGACGGACCTGcccagctgcccctgctcctACCCGCTGGAGGCTGTCTACAGCGCCGTCAACCTGCGCGACGAGCAGCAGGGCAAGAGCTTCCGATGGCGGGATGCCAGCGGCCCCAAGGAGCGCCTGGACATCTACAAGCCCACGGCACGCTTCTGCCTGCGCTCCATGCTCTCCCTTGACAGCACCACCCtggctgcccagcactgctgctatGACGAGCACACCCGCCTCATCACCCGCGGCAAGGGGGCTGGCGTCCCCAACCTCATCAGCACCGAGTTCTCTCCGGAGCTGCACTACAAGGTGGACATGCTGCCCTGGATCCTTTGCAAGGGTGACTGGAGCCGGTATCACGCTGTCCGGCCCCCCAACAATGGGCAGCGGTGTGCTGACAACCCCACCGAGGAGGAGtacctgtcccagctgcaggaggccaAGGAGTACTAGCCACGGCCACTCTCAGAGGTGCCATGACCACCACTGTCTTGCACTCCTGCATAGCCTGGCCAGCCCTGACCCTGCTCATGGGCTCCTCAGTAGTGCCAGGCAAAATGGGGAGGATGTGCTGTCTGTCTCATCCCCTCAGAGAGGTGTCTCAGCCCCACTCCGATTTCTGAGGGTGCTGGAGGTTATTGTGgtgcagtccctgctgtgccacccagGGCAGTCCTGCAGTCCAGGGCTCCTGGCCTGGCatgtggagagcagcaggggctgggaagtATAAAGGGAACAAGGGGCTGCTCCTGTCTGCTTTCATTCTCTATGACCTTTGAACGCAGTCTGAAAGCTGAGCACAGGGTGAGttgggctcagctcctgctggcttcACACCACATCTGAGGAGCTGCCACAAGCATGGCTGCCTGCTCTTGTCTGTACACCTGCCCTGGCACATGCTGGTTTATGTCTGAAACTGGGGGTAGGTCTTCCTAGAGAGTGCAGGGCTGTTCCAGCCATGCATACAGGGCAAGGCCTCCCCTGCCCCCATCCTTGGGCTTGTGCATGCAGggttgggaaggagcagggaaaggcttATTAGGGTCTGTGGGTCTGGGGGAGGGGGCCGTGGGGCAGGACACTGCCTGCCTGGGCTTCCTTGGCAGGACTGCCTAGCCACCAGGGTTTTTGGCTGCCAAAGCTACACATGGATGGACTTCAGAGTAGGTCAGCATGGGGACACACCACTTGTGTGCATTTCAGCCCCTCTGCCTTGATGCTTGGGGGAACAAGGTGGTAGCATCTGTGCAAGTCACGGCACTAGCCCTCTACCAGACCTTGGCAGTCCCAGAGGGTCTCAGGAACACCTGTGGCACAGCCTAAAGTCCTGTGTTCTCCACTCACAGTCCTGGTAGGGGCAGGAGGCACCTTGGCCACTGCTCAAGCCATTGCTGGTGAggagcaaaaagcaaaaagctgaGCCAAGATAGGCCCTGCTCCATGCTGAGtctgcccatgtccccagctgctccattCTGTGTCTGCCCAGGTCCCCACCTGGAGGCAGCCCAGACAAACCAAACCGAGCCATGGATGCCTCAGGCTCGTTTCCAAGCCAGGCTCACAACTGTGGCTCCAGAGGAGGAAGACACACATGTACTGATAATGTCAATACCTGGTGTCCACAGATCAGGGATTGTGATGCTCTCTGTTGGCACTTTGATCTTGCCTTGGTTTTATTCAGCTTTTCACAGGTCCATGGCAGTGTCTACCAGCATATTTTGGAagcttttctgcagagaaactAGGCTGAGCACCTTCATCCCTGGACATTCAGTTGCTGAACTGGCAGAAAATTTATAGCTTTTATTTAACAAATTTTATGCATCAGGGGAAATAAAAGTCAAGCACACATAAAGAAGAACGGAGTCATTTCTACACTAGAGGTTTCTTGCAAGGCTGCTAGCTACTCCATGTACTTCTGCAGGGCACTCTTGAACCAAAACACTTGTGGCAGAGGTCCTTAGTTGACCATCCTGTGCTGTCTGTCCTTCTTATGGGAGCTTTGTCCAGCCTCAGTGAATGTCCTTGGTCTGAAAACTCTTTGGGGAGTCTTTCTGGGAGTGTCTTTGTATCTGTTGAGTGTATGTTAATCCATTTGCCTTGGTTACTGCTAGAATATTGCATTCTTGGTCATCCATACCTAAAACTTCATAGCTGGTAAAACAAAAGTATTAATGAAGTTATCACTGAATTATTCTTACTCAACTATTGTTATACCCTTGTTTCCCTAGACTCTGGATATGGGTTCTATCAAACTACAGGCAGACATCAACCATTTCCCAACAGACATGCAGTCTGAGATGACCAGTGTTCTGTAAATGGTGAGAAGCAAGACAACCAAATAAGCATGGATGGAAACCTAGACTTTTGAACATTTTCATGATCACTACATGCTCTCTAGCCCAGATGGTCATTCACTCACTAGTTTCTGGCAAAGAGGTAGGTCAGGAGGGGTTAACAGTGATCTGGTGACTTGGTTCTGGGAGCCAGGGAGCCTCAGCAAGAGGCATGGAAGCAAACAAATTGAGCATCTGAAGCCATGGAAGGATGAGCTTGTTAACTGCAGTCATTCGGCAAAGCGTATTTCCACTCCCATACCATATACCATCATTAACATCACCAAACTCTCAGTGGGGTTTATTTACCATCAGGGCAGACTTCTTTAAATCTCCTGTTGAACATGCCTAGTGTTCAGTATTGGACCCATGCATGGAAGCAGGACTTCTACAAACAGTCTTGAAGAAGACTTGCCAAAGCTCAGTCAATTTGTTTGTTAGACTGGCTGCTCTCCAAGGAAGTGCTCTTACAGTAAGAGTGTTACCCAGGATTTTTACCATCCTCCTCTTTACACTGGCTATGTCAACCAGTCTaacccccagaaaaaaaaaaaaaccttgtaatTTCTGTAATAACTGTAGTTCCTGTACAAGGGCAAGTAGAAAAATTTCTTGCGCTGATACTCCTCTATTCCCTGACACCCCCACAAATCTAGttgagagctgctctgctttgctgccTCTGTGGTTTGGACAATACAGGCACAAACTGGAGCATGATAAACAACCACGTTGTTCCTCATACAAGCACCTTACATACCGTGAGGCTTTGCAGAACACCATGAGAAAAGTACACATTAAgcaagtgtttatttttatattctgtcAAAGATTCTGTCCAGCCCACTGCTGTTTAAGTTATGAATCTCTAAGCTTTCACTCCTTAAGTTTATTGgggttttatatatataatatatatataaaatgtcttttattcctacagaatttcacagagaagaattcTTTAATCTGATGCTGCAATAAAGCACTTTATATATGTCATGCTGATGTCATTCAGTTGTGGCTGAAGCACGTGTTGCTATTTATTTCGGTTGAGAGGGATGATACTATGTTTAATGCTGTATGTCTTGGGTTCCCAGCTCAGTTGGGGGGCCCTGATGGCTTTGCTTCCTTCTCTTAACATTTGCATTTGAAGTTGTCTGGCTGCAAAAGTCTCAGGTAAGAAAGACTATCTGGAGCCTGTGGGATATGTGAAGTTCTGCTTACAGGGGAGGAAGCCTCCTACAAGACCCTCAGGGTCAGTGCTGAGAAGCAAATGCAttggctgtgccccagccctgaccTTGGGTTTTATTCCATGGCCAGCCTGGCCAGTGCTGGGTACTGGCTGATGGTCCAGCACACCACTTTAAGCAGGAGTATTAAGCATGGAAGCAGGGGTAAAAAAAGCCCAGCATCATCCCAgctgaaaaattgttttggcAAACCACGTCTAGAGCCAGCAGCTAATTATAGTAGAGGGATTTGCAAAGCTTCCCAGGGATCACAActttttgttgctgttaatTTAGTGGACTAATCATAAACACTTCCAAGCTCTTGCTGTTTCCAGCTGTTTCCCCTCGTCTCTTGCTCCTTTTGCTTTGTGCTAGCTGCACATCTGTCAAGGGTTATCTGCTACTCTAGCATGGGACTCTGCTTCACAGCTGCCTGGCACCATTGCTGGCCCCTGCCTGGGGGCAGCAGGTGACTTCTCTCAGTGAAGGATGCTAGGGGCTTCCTACTGGCTTTCTGCAACATCAAAAACATTGTTGCATGGAGCCCAAGCCAGGGGGAGCAGGCTGAGCTCCGCTCTGCTCAGAGAAAATCGTTCTTTCCCTGGAGGGGCAGTTAGCAGTTACTGCTGTGTATGTAACATGCCTAATGTGCTTTTATCCTCTGCAACAAGGTCCTTGCTGTGTTGGATGATAAACCCTGCTGTGAAACTCCTGGGATATAGAAATCCCACAGACAGAGGATGGAAGCAGGAAGAATTCCTGCCTTAATTCTGCAGGTGCTGAAGACCTGGAGATGTCACCTGAAATCAGAGAGTGAGTCTGTGGCAGCCATAAGCTGCACTTTTGCCTGCTACTTTGAACACAAGAGTTCTTGTCCAGTTGCTGTTGAGTTGTCTTAgtctgccagcctgggctggagctgagctggaccAGTCCCCTGGCATCCAGTGTGCAATGGTGTTCTCTGCACATAGAAGAAGCTGTGCCCAGATTTTGCTGGGGCACAGGTGGGGTGAGTAAAACCCATCTCTCAGGATGAACATGAGATTTTGTAGGAACATGTTTACAGCAACAGAGATCCCATTAccagtctgatttttttcaggactTCAGCTCCAAGAATCTGCTTCTTAGAAAGTACACAAAAAGCTGGGCCCGGAAGGATCTCCtctggaaagagaaacagaatgaTAATGCCAGGAGAGTTTAGCCAAAGCCTGTACAGCAGGCCTGAATGCAATGCCTGGTATTAACCTTGGAAAGAGCAAGGTGTGGTTGTGGTCTATGGATCTTGAGTTAAAACTGTAGTTccaaagaagaaacaaaccTTTCAGACACCCCTGTTCTGGCTTGTGAAGGGACACACCCCAGTGTGGCCACATTAGTCTTCTGTGGTGGTGGCACACCTCTGGAGCAGAagactagaaaaaaaaacaaaaccccaacatgCTGCAGGTTTTCAGCTGTAGTCCTGCTGACCTCACTTTTCCACTTGGTCAAGTTAATTTTTGATACTAAACTTGTCTCCTAAACTCGTCTTTTACAGCATCGGTGgtaatgtggggttttttttgggtttttttttgttttgttttggtttttttttgttttggtttcacTTTTAAGTTATCAAGTATATTCTCTTCTATATCAAAATGTACTGGATTCATTGCAGCTACATTAGGCCTTCCCTTATTTACTAATAAAACTATTACACAGAGCATTGCCTACAGTCTTTAAAAGGTTCAAAGACCTCTTTTGGTTTATTGTTTGATGGTTGCTCCTTATTCATCTCTATGTGTTTCATAATGACATAGTCAGTGAGGATCCACCTCTGACTTTCATTACTGTGAAAAattcacttctgttttctggttttttaatctttgttttctttaatttaccAGACTGTCCCTCTTATCCTATGTCAAATTCTTAAAGAGGCTTTAGGCCAGAGTATATTGAACCTTGCTTTTCTCCCTAATCTTACACATCCCTCCCTTCTCCAAATAGCTGAAGGACTACTAAACTGTGACTGTCTCCCAACActtccaggaaaagcagaggtcTGGGATTTCTCACTAGCATGGTGTAGCTACACCAGAGGTCAGCTGTAGCTGCTGGCAGTAGGCAGATGTAGTGCAGCAAACTTCTCTAGCATGACTTAAGGCTCAGATCTCCTTCACCAAGTAAATGTCTGAAGTGGTGTAAGGCCTTAATTACCATTGCTGTGCTCCATTagagctgcacagcctggccttTTAGCACAAGCTTTCCTTCACTGCCAGGTTAGTCCAAGAGATTCACGTGTGAACAGCAGCCAAGGCATGGCTACATTACAcagcctgttctgctgctgtggggatggtGATTTCCAGCCTGGGGGGCAGGGAGCCAGCTGGGGAAGCTCCAGCATAACTCAGGGTAGTCAGTTTTGCTGGAAGAGCCCTCAAATGGCCTCCAAGCAAAGCCCTGAGTCCATGAGCCCCATGCATGtgggttgctggccgaggccaAAGCGTGCCCTATTAGAGTAGCAGCAGGATGCCTGAAGTAAACCCTGCTTGTGATGAAAGGAAGGCAATTAAAATTCCACTTCAGTTGCCTTCCTGTCCCACTTCCTAACCTTCCAGCAGCAGGTGATTAGCAGGGCCTGCCTtctgctgccctggcccagctgtgccagcagagcctgcGGCAGGTGAGCACTGCTACCGTGGCATAGCTGCCAAAGCACAGCAAAGACATCCCAACTCAGCTGTCACATTTGTCTCAAGTTGACTTAGAACaagctcattttttttcaatttttaaataattttatttattttaccaaGTTTTTGCCATGAATTCCTGCTGTTTAAGGTTTCCTATCTTTCTGTCCAGGATTTCCCGAACAGAAAACCAAGCATACAGGCTGTACAGTGAGATCAGAGTGGCTCCATCATGTTACCCACCCCCAGCCTATCAGGTGCAtacagcagctcagctgtgcacAAAAATCCTGGCAAGATACCTGCATCCATTTTCCCATCCAGGCAGTGCTTTAGGGAAGACAACACTGCATGGCACAGGGAAGTTCTACCACATCTACAGCTGCCTCTTTGTACAACTTCCTTTGCTCGCACAGGTCAGCTCAGGGATGAGTACACACTACAGAATTTAGTTCCATGCTGCATTCTTGATGTCTGTCTGTACACACTTTATCATGATTTTTTCATACTTCAGCACTTTGGAGTAGTGAGAACAGGCAGAATGCTCTTCATAGTTTAAAAGGCGACTCCAACAACTacattcagggtttttttttaaataggcactgattttttttttcctgtctcctcTGTTGAAGGAAACAGTTACCACAATACagttcaaattttaaaaaatgtaaaaaaaccccaagaaaaaaaacccaaaccagcagATTTCACCCAGTAACATTACTCTCTTCTAGCTTACTAAAGAAGCTCTGTAGGAAACACTAGGAGAAAATAAGGTATACAAGAGAAGCTCATGCCTCAAAAAGGAAGCCAAGCACTTCTGTCACCCTTGAGGTTAAGCAGTCATATTTTCACCCCTCCTATAAACAAGTTTACTGCTTTTGAAGACAGCTCCAGGAACTAAGGTATCAGCAGGTGAGAACAAGCAGTTTCTTTCTCCCGCACCAGTTAAAGCAATGGCTGAAGTATGATGAGCAGAAGACTCTAGAGGTaggatttatttctgaaaaaacccAGTTTGCTTTGGCCTCAAGCTCTGGGAGGTAGCTGGCCCTGGGCCCCACAACCTTCCAGAACCATTCTGTAGGTGGGAGTTTCCCTGGCACTAGTTTGCACGATTGTCGTTCTTGTAGAGCAGACTAGTGGAAGTGTAAGAAATTACTGTGTTGAAGGGGATATGCAAAGGAGAGGAACAGCTTGAACAGGATCACAGTTCCCTTCAAAAATGGGAAGGGTTTGAAACATTTACTACTGGCAGAtcaaaagcagagggaaaatgagCAGCTGCTCAGACTAAAAACTGCATCAAGCTCATGCTCTCTACTCTCCCAGAAGTGAGGAGTAAATCACATTGGCATCAGCAATCCTCATTGATTGGTGTTTTTCCAGACAGATCTTTCCCTCAGCCTATCACCCAACCCTTTGAACTCAAGCCAATTTGAGGACACAAATTCCACAGTGTTTTTTTAAGTTAGGTTTATTTAGCAATAGAAGTATGTACATGTAAGAGAATCCCCTGCAGCACAAGACATGCACAAAGCAGTGAGGGACTGAAAGTGGTGCTGCTCCATGGCCTTCCTCATCACCTGTCATCCCACTTTACTCAGCGGCAGGGCCAAGATTAGAAAGGAACCGGCAAGAAATTTATCAGTCCATGTGGCAGAATCTTCAGGCAGAGCCTCCCAGCAACTGGTATTAAAACAAGCGGGCACCATAACCAAATGTCTGTTTAATGCCCTCAAAGTAGTAGCGCTGCCAGCCTTGCtttgttctttcttcctcaCTGGCAGGAATGCCCTTGCCTTCCAAGCACACCTCTGTCTCACCACCTTTGTCATTGAAGTTCAAGGTAATGGTTGCAAAGTGCCCTAGAGGAATCAAAGCAAATCTGTCAGCAGTGTGTAGTACCGTGCATACACCCCCggaggctgctctgcccctccatTCACAGGGCACCATTTAAAAGACTCTTCGAGGTCCTCCCAGAGGGTTTACTTAGGGCAGTTGAAGGCCTTCCCTAGAAACACAGCTAGGAGAGGGCTCCCTCTTCCTGCAGTTTGAAGCAgttgcagccacagctgcacaaAGCAGCTACTTCATCCTTCCTACCTGGCCATTACTCTACACAGGGGCTGAAGATGCAGACATGATAATGTGGGACAGGAAGCTGGGATaacactggagcagctcccagaacaTCTGTGCCCCCCAATCACGAGCCCAATCACGAGCCACAACAAAGTGTGGCAAACAGGGCTGGTATCCTTCAAAGACAGCCAAGTAATTTCTGGACTACTTACCAGCTGGCCAAGATTTAAATCTCCATTTCATAACAAGTTGCTTCTCAGGAACCTTGAAAAGGGAGACAAAGACTGAGTAGTAATTTTTTGTAAATCCTGCTGTCTAATAGAAAACATCTAGAATTGTGTTGATATGAGTGAAGCCTTAGAGATCCCTtgagaaacacacacacagagggaaagAGATTTTAAGTGTCCTTTTCTTCTCAATCTCCTTCTAGAGAGGTATGCAATAGTACAGCCACAAACACTGAGACAATCCCTATCCAGAAGACTTTACTGACAATTGAGCCAAATTAAAAAAGGGTCAATTACTATCTTCAACACTCCTCCAACCCCTGGTAAGTAAAATCACAAAAAGACAAGGGAGATATGACTAGAAGCCACATTTTCTCCCTAGACTGAAGTGTGATGCATTAATCCATACTACTAGGAATGCTTCAACAGCCACAGAAATTATAGATAACTATAGGGCACCAGGTACAACCCCACAGTTAGCTAACAGAAGCATTGTAAACAGAACTGATAATAAGTTACAGCCTGGTAACAGTACTCCCTCTGAACAAGAGGTACTGGAACTGGTTAGTACTTACTAGGTCAACAAACTCTCCCGTGACACTGCCATCCAGCAACTGAAACTTGCCTCCTTTATCGGCCTCCAAGGTGGCTTGTGCATGGGTGAAAGCTTGAACcatctgaaaataattcagGAGCAGACCTGTATTACTTCACATTATCTTCTGCAAACTTGTTGCCTAATACCTCCCACCCAGCTACAAAAGTTCTGGAAGAGGAGGTAAGACAAGAGCGTAAGGTcttcagcaaaacacaaaaccctgccctggccagAAAAGCAAGTTTTTAGTCACTACAGTAATATTTCATCTGCCCAAGGAAAAGAACCTCCAGCTTTCTAGTGCTATGCAGTGTTCTGAGTCACATAGTGATTTACTCTGTTGATTTCTTAATGAAACCTAGTTCTAAGAAAAAAGTATTCtcagctttttcatttttcttatgaaaataGGAAGAACAAAAGACTAAGACTGTGTTTAAATAATGATACAATGCTGCTTTCTCATCTTAAACTATATAATAGTGTGCAGAAAAGTGGAAGCTATTCCCAAAGCACACTTTTGATACCACCTAaccttaaaaggaaaaaaaaccaaaccaaaccagaaggACACAACTGTAAACCCCAAGTGATCTGGCCACATGCAGTAAAGCATACACCTACACATGGGTGCTGACAGTTACATGGAACTTGCTTCCGGTTGCCATTAATCCCCTCTTGTCAGCTATGTGAAAAGATGCACACACAAGCTTTCAGCAACTACACTGCAGAACAGCTTTCTTATTCCGTTCTCATGGATTCTGAGTGTCCTACAGAACTTCTTAAAAAGCTTATTAGGAAGAGCCTCCTATATGCAAAGAACAAGTGAGAATAAGCCAGGCATTACCTCCTGAGTAACGAATACCCGGTAGAGCTCCTCAGGAGATGTTAGGAAGGTGTCCTTCAAACTGATCTTACAGGTAGGGATCTTGACTCCTATGGATTTGGGCTGCGATGTGGCAGTACTGCTCCTGGCAGCCGTCTAACAAAAcaacagggaaaacaaacacatacacacttttttgcaccaaaaaaaaccccaaaccaaaaaagaaaaatggttcACATATCCAAGGACAAAAACAAAGGCTCTTGGTAAAGATGCAATTAGATACAACCATGCTTAAATGTAACAAGCAGACTTATCACTATGCTTGGAAGAAACATCATGTGCTGCCAATGGAAACAGTCACACCTATTCCACAGATTGTCAGTTCCTGAATGTAGATATCCTATACACAACATAGGTTGCTCCTCTAAGTCCCAAAATCTAATACAGCCTACCTTTCTTCACTGATCCCAAAGCATGTTTGCAGTTTTGTTTACCTTACGGTCTTCTGCTTTAGGAGCCACCTGAGGTGCTGTTTCCATATGTTCACCATTCATTGTGGGCAAAATCATGCCCTGGGTGAATTCTGCAAAGACAGGAATGTGCCCATGAAACCAATAAAAGATCAAGTACAATTTGACTGTACAATCAAAAACGGGTTCCTGGTTTCCCCCTTGCTCTTGCTAGCCCCCATGACTTGAAAT
This region of Catharus ustulatus isolate bCatUst1 chromosome 6, bCatUst1.pri.v2, whole genome shotgun sequence genomic DNA includes:
- the ISM2 gene encoding isthmin-2 gives rise to the protein MPLIRGKVVLILGFVFLTTFLAAVRGLPVRGKHRSNSPKERSSKLAEVSASSSPRSAGDGELPPSGKARGLRRSGQAGPRRHRRRGLAQQAARSPALPQPSGAGQEESLPFMLDLQNLPGLANVDLSAQNPNIQVTIEVVDDPQAEMEMDLLKETSNDWSLTSSEWLSHKDLFWPLFWEYTDPAEGEEEEEDEEEEEEEEEDDNLAVGDREEEEEDDDEEEDYTAEYEEESMLSGVGGNWDQRWPGQKNWIFKEKYNYDYEDEEEWSPWSPCSITCGSGNQKRTRSCGYACTATESRTCDLTHCPGAEGEMVFPTEETPFKSDNTTELFNSEVDSCEKWLNCKSDFLTKYLSKVLTDLPSCPCSYPLEAVYSAVNLRDEQQGKSFRWRDASGPKERLDIYKPTARFCLRSMLSLDSTTLAAQHCCYDEHTRLITRGKGAGVPNLISTEFSPELHYKVDMLPWILCKGDWSRYHAVRPPNNGQRCADNPTEEEYLSQLQEAKEY
- the AHSA1 gene encoding activator of 90 kDa heat shock protein ATPase homolog 1, with product MAKWGEGDPRWIVEQRADATNVNNWHWTERDASNWSTERLKALLLPVRVEGEEGACEVTEVSKLDGEASINNRKGKLIFFYEWAIKLAWTGTSKTGVKYKGYVEIPNLSDENDIDEVEILVSLAKDEPDTNLKTLMKQEGAKKIRDAIKTYISTLKTEFTQGMILPTMNGEHMETAPQVAPKAEDRKTAARSSTATSQPKSIGVKIPTCKISLKDTFLTSPEELYRVFVTQEMVQAFTHAQATLEADKGGKFQLLDGSVTGEFVDLVPEKQLVMKWRFKSWPAGHFATITLNFNDKGGETEVCLEGKGIPASEEERTKQGWQRYYFEGIKQTFGYGARLF